The Cellulomonas fulva genome includes a window with the following:
- a CDS encoding RrF2 family transcriptional regulator, with protein MRVSAKADYAVRACAELAVSAPGEAIAVDTLAAGQGLPTSFLERILGDLRRGGVVASVRGRSGGYRLARPAEEITLADVMRAVEGPLVTVRDERPPSLSYEGSAAALLDVWVALRVSVRDVLDEVTIAQLAQGTLPTPVTAMLQRADAWENP; from the coding sequence ATGCGGGTCTCGGCGAAGGCGGACTATGCGGTGCGGGCGTGCGCCGAGCTGGCGGTCAGCGCGCCGGGTGAGGCGATCGCGGTGGACACGCTCGCCGCCGGCCAGGGGCTGCCGACCAGCTTCCTCGAGCGGATCCTGGGCGACCTGCGGCGCGGCGGCGTCGTCGCGAGCGTGCGTGGCCGGTCTGGTGGGTACCGCCTGGCGCGGCCCGCCGAGGAGATCACGCTGGCCGACGTCATGCGCGCGGTCGAGGGTCCGCTGGTGACGGTGCGAGACGAGCGCCCGCCCTCGTTGTCCTACGAGGGCTCGGCCGCAGCACTTCTCGACGTGTGGGTCGCGTTGCGGGTCAGCGTGCGGGACGTGCTCGACGAGGTGACGATCGCGCAGCTCGCGCAGGGGACGCTCCCGACGCCGGTGACGGCCATGCTGCAGCGCGCGGACGCGTGGGAGAACCCCTGA